The genomic interval GGCCTTGTTCCCTCCCCCCCCgcctcccttcccttcccttcccttcccttcccttcccttcccttcccggGCTTCTTGGTTTTCCCTTGGTTATCTCTTCCCTCTTCCTTCCCCCATTGTGGTTTTTATATGTTATCCTGGTACAATAATTGATTCAGTATGggcactttgtaatatgtcttTAGGAACTGTGTGACTTGTTGTTTATCTTGAACATTTTAGGCCTCGTATTAGAGgttaaatatgtgtatattgCAATACTTATGTTTTTCATGTACACTACCTCATTTTTTCTAGCCCTTACAATGCTATGTCATATCCCATGTTTTTTCCCCACCCCTCTCCTACCCCCTTCCTGGACCCTGTTCAATTTTTTAAGAAAGGTTTAGATGCAACATGTTTCCATTGAtgttgtactgtatttttttattgttattatattaatttGTTGTGGAGAtggaaaactaattaaaaaaattgaaacataaGCCAAGTGGATTGTGACTGCTACTATGACTCTCAATGTATAGCTTGTTTTGAggtatgtgtttatattttcaaagctgtgataatttttatgtttacatcCTGATTTCTGAGGGCGAAATCTCTCTGTGAAGCTTAAAGCCCAACACctgacaacctttttatttacctATGTCACTTTGAATAAAGTGGGAAGAAGTTAAAACCTTTGTACACTGTTTATCGTGGGCAGACGAGATGAGAAAGTACCTCACTCCCTTTTCAATTTGATGAGTGTCATACATGATAGAAAGTTAGGGAAAATCCTTCATACTGACTCACACTGCAATAACAAATAAGtgtgttttgctgtttgtgtacCAGTTGGGATTTCCCAATAGAAATcttcttttaatcattttttcattatgttaaaggacataaaaaagttcttttttggGTGCAAATCATAAATACCCTTTACAAGTTTTTTATCATAAGTTaacaaatgcatacaaatgtgaataaaaatattcatgtaaaaaagtttttaataatataagaaataatttttcttttaaataatgtactCAACAGTTACAgtactaaaattccactttaaaaatgtgggatcAGGTGgggatttattgcagaataggacaagtaatgtcccttctgcaataagcttttttacctgcctgatgacCATCTCTTTGGCATAATATGCAGCTTTGAAGTTAGTTGTCAGGGCTTCCCCTGCAGATGCAAAGAttggaatgaggaagagaagatggtggcagtgACGGAATGGGGGCAGTTGAGTATACACttggttcagttctgctttaaacagaaGAACACTGCCATATGTTTTTGcgtatatttaccaaaaataaataccCTTAGCCCTGGAACCCTTGTAATAAATTTACAGATTGTTGTCAACCAGCAGATAAACTAAACCTATAGAACATAGCCTAGTACCCTCCAAAGGACTGTAAATTATCAAAAGAGACAGCAAAacagtttgcattttttgtgtctgaTAGAGAACTTGTGCGTCACAAACTTGTTTGTCTTTTCGAGAATTCAGTGCTAAATAGTACGATTTCATAGAAACCTCAGCTGTCTAAGGGAGAAGCTACTGCTTTAATGACTCATGTAAGTTCTAAAAACAATTGACTACTTTCCTCACAGCTAAAAAATATCCTTACAGATGATGTAAAAAACAGACTAAGACTATATACAaccgtgcaataattgtcattggaaaggatctttcatgatcctttccaacgacaaacaactgcacaatgcataaatgagcgctgtacatacagcactgttctgctctatggagagggaagaatgaTGGAGCTGTACCACGCTGCACTCTTTCCGCTTAACTTTCACTATGATGCgttgccaggacggttgtttggaagATGgaagacgagcactgtacacacgcaaggtTCTTGTCCAAAATTTGCTCTGAGGTGATTATCAcacgaaaatcatctgacgtctgtacccAACCTAAAGCTCTACCCATTGGCTGTATAGAGGacttcatattaataatatatagtatttatatatttagaaaaaaatcaaacgTCTGTAATAAGGAAAACATGTGCAAAACTACTTTACATtccatttaaaaagtatttttctagtttattttccttttttttactacttaCCATAGGCGTCTTCATCTGGCTCACCACTGCTGGTTGAATAATACTTTAGAACTGTCCGGTAAACACTATATCCCAGCTGTTTATACGTGTTAAATGCAACCTGATTCGAGACTCTCACAAATAGATCTACAAAAAATCCTCCTTTCCTGTTCATGAAGAAAGTAAAGCAGATTATCAAAAGCTTGGTTTGCAGTAGAGCTCAAACTGTATTATTGTGATAAAGTCATAGTCACCTCTCTGAAATCTCTTCTAAAAGTTCCATTAGTTTGGCAGCTAAGCCCAGGCGTCGAAACTCAGGTGCCACAGATACTGCAGTGACGTGTCCATGCCACTCTTCTCGAGCCATAGAGCCCTCAGCTTTTCCCATAactacaaagaaaacatttatataatgttCATATAGATGTGAAGAAACCCTTGAACATGTCCTTTAGGAACAAAATAAACTGCAACCATTGCTAGGACAAGATTGTCTGGCACCCAAAATAGGGATGCAAAAGTTAGTCCCCTCCCGTCTAATTCCCCTCTAAAACTAacataaaactaatattaaatgaaaaaaaaataactaaaactttTATTCTGATTTGTCCCTAGGCActaaaaattatgtttctggAGGCAAGAATTGTTTCTAACTTGGAGCTAGAAACGTTAACTGTggcacatttaaaacattagatAAACAGTTCCTGGCTCAAGGAATCGGTAAGCATACCACAACCTCATTGTCAGTGTTAATTCAGcctaatgaaagaaaaatgaaaaaataaacaggctTATAAAACTAATTGAAGATTTATAAACAAAGGCTAAATCATTATCTAGTGGAATGAAAACTTCAACAGTGGTTTTAGTTCATAAAGAAATTTTCCAGCTCATTCCTGCACATGACAGAGTTGGAACATGGCTCTCTTTCTGTAAGCATGGGATCTCTTTGACAACCAGGTGCTGATTTCTGCTTGTCAGGAGCACACATAACCCTAGACTCACAGCTTTCAATGGCTTTGCATGTGGGAGGCACACTCTGGAACTTGCACATTAACTAAAAGACAGGGGGATTTCAACTAACAAATGTATATAGTTCATATTTTTCTGCCTTAGAATTGAAACCCCTTCAAGGGTGTGTCTCTAACCACAAAAAGTTGGTAAATGCTACTGGGCTTAAGTTCCTTATTGGGCTGCATATCCACCTGTTTGCTAGGTTCCAGATCCactctcttttttattctttgaagcCAAGCACCAGAGGGGTTTCCTGTgtatatttttgtgatatttcccctgaagaagcaagctTGTTCTGAGAAACACGTTGGGATTTTCAAGTATCACCTGAATACTAGTATCACCAAGATGCTGACCCCAGCTTAGTTGACTTTGCTATGGTGCTTATGTTTTCACATGTATCATATCATATTAGGCCTTGACTCTATTACTTATtgcaaattaaactttttaatgttttatggatATTATTGTGTTACACAAATCCCTGCTTTTCTGAAAGTCTTCTTTCCTTGGGTATACTGTTGTAATACCCTTTTCTTTTGAGTTTGTATATTTTAGGAGGGTGACAATTACTACCCTGGAGAATTTTGGGGCTTTTCTACTTTTTCTATCTAAAGTTTTCTGAACTGGAAGGTGTCCATGGTATGAGAGGCTCCCACCCAGCTTTAAGGTGCCTCAAACCGGCCCTGTCTGCAACTGATCATCTCTCTAACTTTCCAAATTTCAGTCTCCTGAGCTTGCTGAATGAATTCACATAATGTGTTGGATGAAGGGTCCATATTGGAAATGTGTGCTGCCTATACTATAAAGGTTTGACAGCAATATCCAATGTAGATAGAtaacagtcctgaaaaaaaaaacaaaaagaacaaatagcATACATATTATCGATTATTACTATAATGGATGGAGTTAACATGCGTAGATGTATAGTTGTCAGGTTACCATCTGTGATTCCTGTGTTCAGGAAGATAGATTATTTACACTTCTAAAAGCTACTACAAAAGCAAAAtgacctaatattattatttttttcacaatattttagcTATGTAGATATAACAATTTGGTTGAGACTTAGAATGTTActgcaacattttgttttgtagaatTAGAGGGATTCAtagttttaattgctttttagAGTTTGTgaatttttctcttctcttcttatCCTATTTTGACCactgtcaccaagacaggaagtgagcaaaAATCCAGACAACAACCTGGCACGGGCCCCTATCCTCTCCCACCccaaaccaaacaaacaaaaaaagcaataagtCACAGATATCTACTGGGCTATATCTTCACTCCCAGCATTACACGGTAGCAGAGTGTGAAACAAGGGTGAAAATGTGCTACTGGCAAGGGTGTAGGTCGGTTGTTGTGGAAAGTAGTACAAATCTGTGGCTTTGACTGGCATAAGCAAAATACAGGTTAGCCCTAAACATGTCAATTTGACATTACAATTAAGAGTTATTAGATAACTTACTGTAGCTCATAAGTTCTCCTCCAGGAGCCTCGGCAATGATGCAGTACTCTGGCCAGTGTGACAGATACTCTAGGTAGAATGGAAtcctatactgttttttttttttattaaggacttttttttacttataataactaataaaacaCCCTAAACACTAAAGTTCTCTACACTGCATTCTTTGTACTATTCTCTACACTGCATTCTTTGTACTATATGATGAATAAAATCAATATGCAAAAAATTCAGGAAGGATACTGTTTCCGTTAGGGGATCCAAATTTCTGtgaaaataaaggtgaaaaaaatttttatacagataaatgtaaaaaaaagtgaactaataaaaatgtatatatgtggaAAT from Pyxicephalus adspersus chromosome 4, UCB_Pads_2.0, whole genome shotgun sequence carries:
- the LOC140330139 gene encoding N-alpha-acetyltransferase 20-like; its protein translation is MTSLRPFTCDDLFRFNNINLDPLTETYRIPFYLEYLSHWPEYCIIAEAPGGELMSYIMGKAEGSMAREEWHGHVTAVSVAPEFRRLGLAAKLMELLEEISERKGGFFVDLFVRVSNQVAFNTYKQLGYSVYRTVLKYYSTSSGEPDEDAYDMRKALSRDTDKKSIIPLPQPVKPEEIY